The Mytilus galloprovincialis chromosome 2, xbMytGall1.hap1.1, whole genome shotgun sequence genome has a window encoding:
- the LOC143065442 gene encoding heat shock 70 kDa protein 12A-like, translating into MGRKQNALVVVAIDFGTTYSGYAYSFRDEYKKDHTKIYSNENWQSGDGLITAKAPTAILFDEDGTLDSFGYDAERTYSELLEGGDAEGYSYFSRFKMKLFQDESALQHPISRRKNKISRDLILEDVTGKGMKALKVFSESIRFLKEHFLKSCKVANFKLNEGDIHWVLTVPAIWKDNAKQFMREAAKEAGINEDLLTLAYEPEAAAIYCKEATVQRKEGTEGCSLQSFEPGHQFLVLDCGGGTIDVTTYEVQNDSVLKELSEPSGGPWGGTFVDLEYECFLKDLFGKDVWETYIKECPEDILEIKRKFEAKKRGTKESQRTKTTIPYPASLFRTYCDIRKSDSIQEDLKKSVHSKTVTVSNEKLRYEPKIIKQFFEKSIESIISHVRDLLATSKRQRRHIDSILMVGGFSDSPILVERVKREFSNLVIISPQDAVLAVLKGAVMFGHNPELISERICPRTYGITVNMPYDDRRHPAKLKCLIEGRVMCSDIFRTIAKKGDPLTVGKTTYTMLCSPTRSTDTEATVEVYQSENVNPIYTIDKGVSRLGILTVPIPDVERGKSRRIKVEMHFGYTELEVTASEEDTNRKAEATFECLMK; encoded by the exons ATGGGGAGAAAACAAAACGCGTTAGTCGTTGTAGCTATAGACTTTGGAACTACATATTCTGGATATGCTTATTCTTTTCGCGATGAATACAAGAAAGATCACACAAAGATTTACAGTAATGAAAACTGGCAGTCAGGAGACGGACTTATAACAGCAAAAGCTCCAACAGCTATATTGTTTGACGAGGATGGAACACTTGATAGTTTCGGATACGATGCAGAGAGGACATATTCCGAGCTCCTAGAGGGTGGAGATGCCGAGGGATACAGTTATTTCTCAAGGTTTAAAATGAAGTTGTTTCAAGATGAGTCCGCCCTACAGCATCCAATATCAAGG agaaaaaacaaaatatcaagagaCCTGATATTAGAAGACGTTACCGGTAAAGGGATGAAAGCGCTTAAAGTTTTCTCGGAGTCAATTCgatttttaaaagaacattttcTGAAGTCCTGCAAAGTAGCCAATTTCAAATTGAACGAAGGTGATATTCACTGGGTTTTAACAGTACCGGCGATTTGGAAGGACAATGCAAAACAGTTCATGAGAGAAGCTGCAAAGGAG GCTGGTATAAATGAAGACCTCTTAACTCTTGCTTATGAACCGGAAGCGGCCGCCATTTATTGCAAAGAGGCAACTGTTCAGAGGAAGGAAGGAACAGAGGGATGTAGTCTTCAATCTTTTGAACCAGGTCATCAGTTCTTGGTTCTAGACTGTGGAG GTGGAACTATCGATGTGACGACTTATGAAGTACAAAATGATTCTGTTCTTAAAGAACTAAGCGAACCAAGCGGAGGTCCTTGGGGAGGAACTTTTGTTGATCTCGAGTATGAATGCTTTTTAAAGGATTTATTTGGTAAGGATGTATGGGAAACGTACATTAAAGAATGTCCAGAAGATATCTTAGAAATTAAAAGAAAGTTTGAAGCAAAGAAAAGAGGTACAAAAGAATCACAAAGAACTAAGACAACTATTCCATATCCAGCTTCTTTATTTCGCACATACTGTGATATTCGCAAATCTGACTCCATACAGGAAGACCTAAAGAAATCAGTTCACAGCAAAACAGTCACTGTTTCGAATGAAAAACTTCGATATGAGCCTAAAATCATTAAACAATTCTTTGAAAAATCAATTGAAtcgataatttcacatgtaagAGATCTTTTAGCAACATCTAAGCGACAGAGAAGACACATAGACTCTATACTAATGGTAGGAGGCTTTTCTGATTCACCAATATTAGTTGAACGGGTAAAAAGGGAATTTTCAAACCTTGTAATTATTAGTCCACAAGATGCAGTATTAGCAGTTCTAAAAGGAGCTGTTATGTTTGGACATAATCCGGAACTAATAAGTGAGCGCATTTGTCCGCGAACATACGGCATAACTGTAAACATGCCATATGACGACCGGAGACACCCAGCAAAGCTGAAATGTTTAATTGAAGGACGAGTAATGTGCAGCGACATATTCAGAACAATTGCAAAGAAAGGTGACCCTCTTACAGTTGGGAAAACTACGTATACGATGTTGTGTAGTCCTACAAGGTCAACTGACACCGAGGCAACGGTCGAAGTTTATCAGTCTGAAAACGTAAACCCAATATACACCATTGACAAAGGTGTTAGTCGTTTAGGAATATTAACTGTTCCTATTCCGGACGTTGAACGTGGTAAGAGTAGGCGTATAAAAGTAGAAATGCATTTTGGGTACACAGAACTAGAGGTAACAGCATCTGAGGAAGACACAAACAGGAAAGCGGAAGCTACTTTTGAATGcctaatgaaatga